From one Microlunatus sp. Gsoil 973 genomic stretch:
- a CDS encoding ABC transporter substrate-binding protein: protein MIVTGQRRAPIRAVVALLGAVLCSAMAILGGTVPASADTPRNTTLTVVADTQMTTFNPFVSYYDGELNVISMIFPALTYSDRNNQPAPYLASKWTTSPDGLTWTFDIRPNLKWSDGQPLTAKDIAWTYNLVMTNTVAATANGTLVENIASVSAPNDTTFIVKTKTKQANLLYESLPVVPQHIWQAHVSNLKAYTSIPTDGKPVVGYGPYTLTAFKTTYATLKANKDFVLGAPKYDTLISQYFSSSDAAVNALKTGQVQQNGSLTATQYKALNGTSGITTYRQEPTGWTAIEINPGARTKSGKSIGTGNPILHDKTVRQAIEYGIDRQTLVTKVLDGLGQVGAGYVPSGYPQWAWQPGAGQKIGYDPDKANQLLDQAGYPKGSDGIRVDKKTGKQLSFRLGIHSDDSNDAAIATYLVPWMKAIGIKLKVEPMSFSQLNDNLAKGDWDILMDGWSTGPDPTYLLSIQTCGVLPDDNGQGGNTDSFFCNKNYDKLYALQQTQLDQKARAQTMQQMQSILYDAAVDVILYYKDGLSAVRTDKVSYMTGKGDAQGVYPLQSLFYNWTHAAPVAAQTTSTSSGRAPLIGTVIGVVVVLAAIGVFFGLRRRRTAGDRE, encoded by the coding sequence ATGATCGTCACAGGTCAACGGCGGGCGCCGATCCGGGCCGTCGTCGCACTACTGGGCGCGGTGCTCTGCAGCGCCATGGCGATACTCGGCGGAACCGTCCCGGCGTCAGCCGATACCCCGAGGAACACAACGCTGACGGTCGTCGCGGACACCCAGATGACCACCTTCAATCCGTTCGTCTCCTACTACGACGGCGAACTGAACGTGATCAGCATGATCTTCCCGGCGCTCACCTACAGCGACCGGAACAACCAGCCGGCGCCGTACCTGGCCTCGAAGTGGACCACCTCGCCGGACGGTCTGACCTGGACCTTCGACATCCGCCCGAACCTCAAATGGTCCGACGGCCAACCGCTGACCGCCAAGGACATCGCCTGGACCTACAACCTGGTGATGACCAACACCGTCGCGGCCACCGCGAACGGCACCCTGGTCGAGAACATCGCCTCGGTCTCGGCGCCCAACGACACCACCTTCATCGTCAAGACCAAGACCAAGCAGGCCAACCTGTTGTACGAGTCGCTTCCGGTTGTGCCCCAACACATCTGGCAGGCCCACGTCTCGAACCTGAAGGCGTACACCAGCATCCCGACCGACGGTAAGCCGGTCGTCGGCTACGGCCCGTACACGCTGACCGCCTTCAAGACCACCTACGCCACTCTGAAGGCCAACAAGGACTTCGTTCTCGGGGCCCCCAAGTACGACACCCTGATCAGCCAGTACTTCTCCAGCTCCGACGCCGCCGTCAATGCGCTCAAGACCGGACAGGTGCAGCAGAACGGCAGCCTGACCGCGACCCAGTACAAGGCGCTGAACGGCACATCGGGGATCACCACCTACCGGCAGGAACCGACCGGCTGGACCGCGATCGAGATCAACCCCGGCGCCCGGACCAAGTCGGGCAAGTCGATCGGCACCGGCAATCCGATCCTGCACGACAAGACGGTGCGGCAGGCGATCGAGTACGGCATCGACCGCCAGACCCTGGTGACCAAGGTGCTGGACGGTCTGGGTCAGGTCGGCGCCGGCTATGTCCCGTCCGGTTACCCGCAGTGGGCGTGGCAACCCGGCGCGGGTCAGAAGATCGGGTACGACCCGGACAAGGCCAACCAGCTGCTCGACCAGGCAGGCTACCCGAAGGGCTCCGACGGGATCCGGGTGGACAAGAAGACCGGCAAGCAACTGAGCTTCCGTCTCGGCATCCACTCCGACGACAGCAACGACGCCGCCATCGCGACTTATCTGGTGCCGTGGATGAAGGCGATCGGGATCAAGCTCAAGGTCGAGCCGATGAGTTTCAGCCAGCTCAACGACAATCTGGCCAAGGGTGATTGGGACATCCTGATGGACGGCTGGTCGACCGGCCCGGATCCGACGTACCTGTTGAGCATCCAGACCTGCGGCGTGCTGCCCGATGACAACGGGCAGGGCGGCAACACCGACTCCTTCTTCTGCAACAAGAACTACGACAAGCTGTACGCCCTGCAGCAGACCCAGCTGGACCAGAAGGCCCGTGCGCAGACGATGCAGCAGATGCAGAGCATCCTCTACGACGCCGCGGTCGACGTCATCCTCTACTACAAGGACGGCCTGTCGGCGGTCCGTACCGACAAGGTCAGCTACATGACCGGCAAGGGCGACGCCCAGGGCGTCTACCCGTTGCAGAGCCTGTTCTACAACTGGACCCATGCCGCGCCGGTTGCGGCTCAGACCACGTCCACTTCGTCCGGCAGGGCGCCGTTGATCGGCACGGTCATCGGTGTCGTCGTCGTCCTGGCGGCGATCGGGGTGTTCTTCGGCCTGCGACGGCGTCGCACGGCCGGCGATCGCGAATGA
- a CDS encoding replication-associated recombination protein A, with protein sequence MSEDLFGEPIAEPKDAASAVAPAGGSLGSDQHAGTPLAVRMRPRTLDEIVGQQHLLAPGSPLRRLAAGEPMSVFLWGPPGVGKTTIASVVSRQTDRRFVEVSAVTAGVKEVRAVLDQAKRDLGRGRQTVLFVDEVHRFSKAQQDVLLPAVENRLVTLIAATTENPSFSVISPLLSRSLLLTLKPLTDEDISGLLDRALTDDRGLKGPDGSTFELTPDARDSLLRMAGGDARRALTYLEESAAGARAVDSMIIDPPIVERAVDRAAVQYDRDGDQHYDVISAFIKSMRGSDVNASLHYLARMIEAGEDPRFIARRIMILASEDIGMADPTAIQVAVAAAQTVQLIGMPEGAITLAHAVIHCALAPKSNAVVTAIGEARADVRDGKIGVVPPHLRDAHYASAQKYGHGVGYRYAHDEPHGIAAQQYLPDVLEGADYYRPTTHGTEAAVTERLKKINELLGRG encoded by the coding sequence ATGAGTGAGGACCTGTTCGGGGAGCCGATCGCCGAACCGAAGGATGCTGCCAGTGCTGTGGCACCGGCCGGCGGAAGCCTGGGCAGTGATCAACATGCCGGTACGCCGCTGGCCGTCCGGATGCGACCGCGCACGCTGGACGAGATCGTCGGACAGCAGCACCTGCTGGCGCCCGGTTCGCCGCTGCGCCGGCTGGCAGCGGGGGAGCCGATGTCGGTGTTCCTCTGGGGGCCGCCGGGCGTCGGCAAGACCACCATCGCCTCGGTGGTGTCCCGGCAGACCGACCGGCGGTTCGTCGAGGTGTCCGCGGTCACCGCCGGCGTCAAGGAGGTCCGGGCGGTTCTCGACCAGGCCAAACGTGACCTCGGCCGCGGCCGGCAGACGGTCTTGTTCGTCGACGAGGTGCACCGGTTCTCCAAGGCCCAACAGGACGTCCTGTTGCCGGCGGTGGAGAACCGACTGGTGACGCTGATCGCCGCAACCACGGAGAATCCGAGCTTCTCGGTGATCTCACCGCTGCTGTCCCGGTCCCTGCTGCTCACCCTCAAGCCGCTGACCGACGAGGACATCTCGGGCCTGCTGGACCGGGCGCTGACCGACGATCGCGGGCTGAAGGGTCCCGACGGCAGCACCTTCGAACTCACCCCGGATGCCCGCGACTCACTGCTCCGGATGGCCGGTGGCGACGCCCGTCGTGCGCTCACCTATCTCGAGGAGTCCGCGGCCGGGGCCAGGGCCGTGGATTCCATGATCATCGATCCGCCCATCGTCGAGCGTGCGGTCGACCGCGCCGCTGTCCAGTACGACCGCGACGGTGATCAGCACTACGACGTGATCAGCGCCTTCATCAAGTCGATGCGCGGGTCCGACGTCAACGCCTCGTTGCACTACCTGGCCCGGATGATCGAGGCCGGTGAGGACCCGAGGTTCATCGCCCGCCGGATCATGATCCTGGCCAGCGAGGACATCGGGATGGCAGACCCGACAGCGATCCAGGTCGCCGTCGCCGCGGCCCAGACGGTGCAATTGATCGGTATGCCCGAGGGCGCGATCACCCTGGCCCATGCGGTGATCCACTGCGCGCTGGCCCCGAAGTCCAACGCCGTGGTGACAGCCATCGGTGAGGCCCGGGCGGATGTCCGGGATGGCAAGATCGGCGTCGTCCCACCGCATCTGCGCGACGCCCATTACGCGTCCGCGCAGAAGTACGGTCACGGCGTCGGCTATCGCTACGCCCACGACGAGCCGCACGGCATCGCGGCCCAGCAATACCTGCCAGATGTGCTCGAGGGCGCCGACTACTACCGGCCGACCACGCACGGCACCGAGGCGGCCGTCACCGAACGCTTGAAGAAGATCAACGAGTTGCTCGGACGAGGCTGA
- the aspS gene encoding aspartate--tRNA ligase — MIRTHQAGTLRAKHAGETVTLAGWVARRRDHGGVAFLDLRDASGIAQVVVRDEILAASGAHELRNEYCIKVTGVVDQRPEGNANPDLPTGEIEVVTKELEVLSPAAPLPFQIDERVNVGEDTRLKYRYLDLRRPAPGRAIRLRSEVNRVARNTLADHDFVEIETPTLTRSTPEGARDFLVPARLKPGSWYALPQSPQLFKQLLMVGGMERYYQIARCYRDEDFRADRQPEFTQLDIEMSFVEQDDVIALSEELLINIWQLIGHQVQTPIPRITYADAMNKYGTDKPDLRFDLEITELTDYFSDTPFRVFQAPYVGSVVMPGGAGQPRRTLDAWQEFAKQRGHRGLAYVLVGDDGELGGPVAKNLSDAERHGLAAATGAKPGDCVFFAAGERSKAQALLGATRLEIGHRVGLIDEDAWSFVWVVDAPLFEPSSDAVAAGDVAVGSGAWTAVHHAFTSPKPENLDTFDTDPGNALAYAYDIVCNGNEIGGGSIRIHRRDIQERVFAVMGLSQEEAQEKFGFLLDAFAFGAPPHGGIAFGWDRIVALLADTDSIREVIAFPKSGGGVDPLTDAPAPITAQQRKEAGIDANPE, encoded by the coding sequence GTGATTCGCACCCATCAGGCCGGTACGTTGCGGGCCAAGCACGCCGGGGAAACCGTAACGCTCGCCGGCTGGGTCGCCAGGCGTCGTGATCATGGTGGGGTGGCGTTCCTCGACCTGCGGGATGCCAGCGGGATCGCCCAGGTGGTCGTCCGCGACGAGATCCTGGCCGCGTCCGGGGCGCACGAACTGCGCAACGAGTACTGCATCAAGGTGACCGGCGTCGTCGACCAGCGTCCGGAGGGCAATGCCAATCCTGACCTGCCGACCGGCGAGATCGAGGTCGTCACCAAGGAGCTCGAGGTGCTCAGCCCGGCCGCGCCGCTGCCGTTCCAGATCGACGAGCGGGTCAATGTCGGTGAGGACACCCGGCTGAAGTACCGCTACCTCGATCTCCGCCGCCCGGCTCCCGGCCGGGCCATCCGGTTGCGCAGCGAGGTCAACCGGGTCGCCCGCAACACCCTGGCCGACCACGACTTCGTCGAGATCGAGACCCCGACCCTGACCCGTTCGACACCCGAGGGTGCCCGCGACTTCCTGGTGCCCGCCCGGCTCAAGCCCGGGTCCTGGTACGCCCTGCCGCAGAGCCCGCAACTGTTCAAGCAGCTGCTGATGGTCGGCGGCATGGAGCGCTACTACCAGATCGCCCGCTGCTACCGAGACGAGGACTTCCGCGCCGACCGGCAGCCCGAGTTCACCCAGCTGGACATCGAGATGAGCTTCGTCGAGCAGGACGACGTGATCGCGCTGTCGGAGGAACTGCTGATCAACATCTGGCAGCTCATCGGCCATCAGGTGCAGACCCCGATCCCGCGGATCACCTACGCCGACGCGATGAACAAGTACGGCACCGACAAGCCGGATCTGCGGTTCGACCTGGAGATCACCGAACTCACCGACTACTTCTCCGACACCCCGTTCAGGGTCTTCCAGGCGCCGTACGTGGGCTCGGTCGTGATGCCCGGCGGCGCCGGGCAGCCGCGCCGGACGCTCGACGCCTGGCAGGAGTTCGCCAAGCAGCGCGGGCATCGCGGGCTGGCGTACGTGCTCGTCGGCGACGACGGCGAGCTCGGCGGGCCGGTGGCCAAGAACCTCAGCGACGCCGAACGCCACGGTCTGGCCGCCGCGACCGGTGCGAAGCCCGGCGACTGCGTCTTCTTCGCCGCCGGCGAGCGGTCCAAGGCTCAGGCCCTGCTCGGCGCCACCCGGCTGGAGATCGGTCACCGCGTCGGCCTGATCGACGAGGACGCCTGGTCCTTCGTCTGGGTGGTCGACGCGCCGCTGTTCGAACCGTCCTCCGACGCTGTCGCGGCCGGCGATGTCGCGGTCGGTTCCGGCGCCTGGACCGCCGTACACCACGCCTTCACCTCGCCCAAGCCGGAGAACCTGGACACCTTCGACACCGACCCGGGCAACGCACTGGCCTACGCGTACGACATCGTCTGCAACGGCAACGAGATCGGCGGCGGCTCGATCCGTATCCATCGCCGGGACATCCAGGAGCGGGTGTTCGCGGTGATGGGCCTGTCGCAGGAGGAGGCCCAGGAGAAGTTCGGCTTCCTGCTCGACGCCTTCGCCTTCGGCGCACCGCCGCACGGCGGCATCGCCTTCGGCTGGGACCGGATCGTCGCCCTGCTCGCGGATACCGATTCGATCCGCGAGGTGATCGCGTTTCCGAAGTCGGGCGGCGGCGTCGACCCGCTGACCGACGCCCCGGCCCCGATCACGGCCCAGCAGCGCAAGGAAGCCGGCATCGACGCCAACCCCGAATAG
- a CDS encoding nuclear transport factor 2 family protein — protein sequence MNLSPEQLIGRYHAAMTAADADAFADLYAPDGVHEFPFFNPYGVTRLEGPAQIRDFYRPLWSATDVVLDRVQSTALHRIDSHTDAHTDAHTDTHTDTHTDTHTDTHTDTHTDTATDGTVIDELVSMGRRGPDGRPFRLAGLVILTAREGKIVNVRDYLDLMGLAASENR from the coding sequence ATGAATCTTTCGCCCGAGCAACTGATCGGTCGCTATCACGCAGCGATGACCGCCGCCGACGCCGACGCCTTCGCCGACCTGTACGCGCCGGACGGCGTCCACGAGTTCCCGTTCTTCAACCCGTACGGAGTCACGCGACTCGAGGGACCCGCCCAGATCCGCGACTTCTACCGGCCGCTGTGGTCAGCCACTGACGTGGTCCTCGACCGCGTCCAGAGCACGGCGCTCCACCGCATCGACTCCCATACGGACGCCCATACGGACGCCCATACGGACACCCATACGGACACCCATACGGACACCCACACGGACACCCACACAGACACCCACACAGACACCGCCACCGACGGCACAGTGATCGACGAACTGGTCTCGATGGGCCGTCGCGGACCGGACGGCCGCCCGTTCCGGCTGGCCGGACTGGTCATCCTGACCGCCCGCGAGGGCAAGATCGTCAACGTCCGGGACTACCTGGACCTGATGGGTCTGGCCGCCAGTGAAAACCGCTGA
- a CDS encoding TetR family transcriptional regulator — translation MVPGIRAQQKEQTRQRIAEAAARLFGERGFDRTSVRDIASTAGVDPALVLHYFGNKRALFGDVMGEPGDGADLAIDDAADFVLNSLTAKLDERATGALAQLRSMLTNEDAREHARAELTNLARLLSEALPGEDRDARAHLLLATNLGVAIARELLQVEPLTDRSPADVAALLRPAVEGLVRAADPPDPT, via the coding sequence ATGGTTCCCGGCATCAGGGCTCAGCAGAAGGAACAGACACGACAGCGGATCGCCGAGGCCGCAGCCAGGTTGTTCGGCGAGCGCGGCTTCGACCGGACCTCGGTGCGCGACATCGCGTCCACGGCAGGGGTCGACCCTGCGTTGGTGCTGCACTACTTCGGCAACAAGCGTGCGCTCTTCGGCGACGTGATGGGGGAGCCGGGGGATGGCGCGGATCTGGCGATCGACGATGCCGCCGACTTCGTACTGAACAGCCTGACCGCCAAACTCGACGAGCGGGCAACCGGAGCGCTCGCCCAGTTGCGTTCCATGCTGACCAACGAGGACGCCCGGGAGCACGCCCGCGCGGAACTGACCAACCTCGCCCGCCTGCTCTCCGAAGCGCTTCCCGGTGAGGACCGGGACGCCCGCGCTCACCTTCTGCTCGCCACCAATCTCGGGGTGGCGATCGCACGGGAGTTGCTGCAGGTCGAGCCGCTGACCGACCGCAGTCCCGCCGACGTCGCCGCCCTGCTCCGCCCTGCCGTGGAAGGCCTGGTCCGCGCTGCCGATCCACCCGATCCGACCTGA
- a CDS encoding ABC transporter ATP-binding protein, producing MTLLDVSDLAVSYRSGGDVVRAVRGVGFSLEPGQTLGIAGESGSGKSTTVLSLLRLLPPSATVTGSVRFKDEDLIQARWARIRAVRWAEASVIFQGAMSALNPVRTIGEQIREPILLHDKVGEREARARAAELLDSVGVSARRATSYPHELSGGQRQRVMIAMALACRPELIIADEPTTALDVIVQAQILGLLTELVADSRIGMIMISHDLSVLSSVCDRLAVMYAGRIVEIGPSKELIDSPQHPYTRALAGAFPTIGDPSSRLAPSGLAGDPPDLRNDLVGCPFQPRCPVSMPECTTSRIDLWPAGADRESACLKVLA from the coding sequence GTGACTCTGCTGGATGTCTCCGATCTTGCGGTCAGCTACCGGAGCGGAGGGGACGTGGTCCGCGCCGTACGTGGGGTGGGTTTCAGTCTCGAGCCGGGTCAGACGCTCGGGATCGCCGGGGAATCGGGATCCGGGAAATCGACGACGGTGTTGAGCCTGCTGCGGTTGCTGCCGCCCAGCGCGACTGTCACCGGGTCGGTCCGGTTCAAGGACGAGGATCTGATCCAGGCCCGGTGGGCGAGGATCCGCGCGGTCCGGTGGGCGGAGGCGTCGGTGATCTTCCAGGGTGCGATGAGTGCCCTGAACCCGGTCCGGACGATCGGCGAACAGATCCGTGAGCCGATCCTGCTGCACGACAAGGTGGGCGAGCGGGAGGCCCGGGCCAGGGCTGCCGAGCTGCTGGACAGCGTCGGGGTGTCGGCGCGGCGCGCGACGAGCTATCCGCATGAGCTGTCCGGCGGGCAACGGCAGCGGGTGATGATCGCCATGGCGCTGGCCTGCCGCCCGGAGTTGATCATCGCCGACGAGCCGACGACCGCTCTGGACGTGATCGTGCAGGCCCAGATCCTCGGCCTGCTGACCGAACTGGTCGCCGACAGCAGGATCGGCATGATCATGATCAGCCATGACCTGTCAGTATTGAGTTCGGTCTGCGACCGGTTGGCGGTGATGTACGCCGGCCGGATCGTGGAGATCGGGCCGTCGAAGGAGTTGATCGACTCCCCGCAGCATCCCTACACCAGGGCATTGGCGGGAGCGTTCCCGACGATCGGCGATCCGAGTTCACGACTGGCGCCGAGCGGTCTGGCCGGTGACCCTCCGGATCTCCGAAATGATCTTGTCGGCTGTCCGTTCCAGCCGCGCTGTCCGGTGTCGATGCCGGAATGTACGACCAGCCGGATCGACCTGTGGCCGGCCGGCGCGGATCGGGAGTCGGCGTGTCTGAAGGTGCTGGCGTGA
- a CDS encoding ABC transporter permease, translating into MTATTSTMIRTGTPPRTQALRNFTSAYLRNRWGMVGLVVLVAFTVMALTAPWWISDDDLSAASATGPLLAPPQAGYPLGTDQPGRSVLLLLIYGSRPSLAIGVIATVATVVIGAGIGLIAGHYQGVAGNLLMRVTDWFIALPGLPLAISLSVVLGQGPVSITVAIAVTSWTGAARLVRAQTLAVEARPYIERARALGAGNTQIMVRHVLPNVMPLILVSSTLTVAGAILSETTLTFLGLGDPTDISWGSMINQAFTQGAITAGAWWYVLPPGLAIVVVVLGFTLVGRAVEAILNPRLVNR; encoded by the coding sequence ATGACCGCCACCACATCGACCATGATCAGGACCGGCACACCGCCGCGCACCCAGGCGTTGCGCAACTTCACTTCCGCCTATCTCCGCAACCGGTGGGGGATGGTCGGCCTGGTGGTGCTGGTGGCGTTCACCGTGATGGCCCTGACCGCGCCGTGGTGGATCTCCGACGACGACCTCAGCGCCGCGTCGGCGACCGGTCCGCTGCTGGCCCCGCCGCAGGCGGGCTATCCGCTGGGCACCGATCAGCCGGGACGCTCGGTGCTGCTGTTGTTGATCTACGGATCGCGTCCCTCGCTGGCCATCGGAGTGATCGCGACGGTCGCCACGGTGGTGATCGGAGCCGGCATCGGATTGATCGCCGGGCACTACCAGGGAGTGGCGGGCAACCTCCTGATGCGGGTCACCGACTGGTTCATCGCCCTGCCCGGCCTTCCGCTGGCGATCTCGCTGTCGGTCGTCCTCGGTCAGGGTCCGGTGTCGATCACCGTTGCCATCGCAGTCACCTCCTGGACCGGCGCCGCGCGATTGGTCCGCGCCCAGACGCTCGCGGTGGAAGCCAGGCCGTACATCGAACGGGCCCGTGCGCTCGGTGCCGGGAACACCCAGATCATGGTGCGGCATGTGTTGCCCAACGTGATGCCGCTGATCCTGGTTTCCAGCACGCTGACGGTTGCCGGGGCGATCTTGTCGGAGACGACCCTGACCTTCCTCGGTCTGGGTGACCCGACCGACATCAGCTGGGGTTCGATGATCAACCAGGCGTTCACCCAGGGTGCGATCACCGCCGGTGCCTGGTGGTACGTCCTGCCGCCGGGGCTGGCGATCGTGGTCGTCGTACTCGGTTTCACGCTGGTCGGCCGGGCCGTCGAGGCCATCCTGAACCCGAGGCTGGTGAACCGGTGA
- a CDS encoding ABC transporter permease codes for MASVLTTELVESEQDPLGRERVERTAFWSYLARKIITALISLFVVLVIGFVLFTIMPQNPVASIARATGKPMDAAQLAALRKSLGLDEPILERFAIYVWHSITLNLGYSYGYNQSVASLVLPRIGPTLLLTGSSTLISIVVGLWLGARAGWRPGQWLDRIASGVSLTLWSVPTFWLGLILLIVLGTGVGPIPTLFPSGGMTTPGFTGGPFAQVLDVCWHLALPCLTLVLVVFAQYVTIMRSSLIDELGSPYLLTARAKGLRDDDVLRRHALPNAMLPTVTVIFLQIGGLISGAITVETVFSWPGLGLLTYDALKIPDLELLQGTFVIFSASIIAMNLVADLLYRVIDPRVRAQ; via the coding sequence ATGGCGTCCGTCCTCACCACCGAGCTCGTCGAATCCGAGCAGGATCCACTTGGCAGGGAACGCGTCGAACGGACGGCGTTCTGGTCCTATCTGGCACGGAAGATCATCACTGCGCTGATCAGCCTGTTCGTCGTGCTGGTGATCGGGTTCGTGCTGTTCACGATCATGCCGCAGAACCCGGTCGCCTCGATCGCCCGCGCGACCGGTAAGCCGATGGATGCTGCGCAGCTGGCGGCGCTGCGCAAGTCGCTCGGCCTCGACGAGCCGATCCTGGAGCGGTTCGCGATCTACGTCTGGCACAGCATCACGTTGAATCTCGGCTATTCCTACGGCTACAACCAATCGGTCGCCTCGCTGGTCCTGCCCCGGATCGGTCCGACCCTGCTGCTCACCGGCTCGTCGACGCTGATCTCGATCGTCGTCGGTCTGTGGCTGGGAGCCAGGGCCGGCTGGCGACCGGGGCAGTGGTTGGATCGGATCGCGTCCGGGGTCTCGCTGACCCTGTGGTCGGTGCCCACCTTCTGGCTCGGGTTGATCCTGTTGATCGTGCTCGGCACCGGGGTCGGTCCGATCCCGACGCTGTTCCCGTCCGGCGGCATGACGACGCCGGGATTCACCGGGGGTCCGTTCGCCCAGGTCCTCGACGTCTGCTGGCATCTGGCGTTGCCCTGTCTGACCTTGGTGCTTGTGGTCTTCGCCCAATACGTCACGATCATGCGGTCCTCGCTGATCGACGAGCTGGGCAGCCCGTATCTGCTCACCGCACGGGCGAAGGGACTGCGGGACGACGACGTGCTGCGCAGACACGCATTACCCAACGCGATGCTTCCCACGGTGACGGTGATCTTCCTGCAGATCGGCGGCTTGATCTCCGGCGCGATCACCGTCGAGACCGTGTTCAGTTGGCCCGGTCTCGGCCTGCTCACCTACGACGCACTGAAGATCCCTGATCTTGAACTGCTGCAGGGAACCTTCGTGATCTTCTCCGCGTCGATCATCGCCATGAACCTAGTGGCCGATCTGCTCTACCGGGTGATCGATCCGCGGGTGCGTGCGCAATGA
- a CDS encoding ABC transporter ATP-binding protein yields the protein MTSASRNGFTRASDVSPAVGPVEQAASPGDSAAPLLEVSDVGVTFPGRRGRRPARAVDGVNLTIGSGEIVALIGESGCGKSTLARVLVGLIKPTTGRVTYRSQPVGYRSAALKEYRRHVQLVLQDPAAALNPRQNVFDSVAEGLRLHGLRENLTGRVHAAMEQAGLRPVENYLARYPHELSGGQQQRVVIAGALALDPDVIIADEPVSSLDASVRGEILKLILDLRKRLGLSALVVSHDLGLAWNIADRVAVMYLGRIVEIGTVEEVLQAPSHPYTKALIAAVTSAGQAPHPLLTGEPPDPTRIPGGCRFHPRCPLRAEAGERGRICVSTPLPVLAADTGERQVACHLA from the coding sequence GTGACGTCCGCATCCCGTAACGGGTTCACGCGCGCTTCCGATGTCTCCCCGGCTGTCGGGCCGGTGGAGCAGGCGGCGTCGCCCGGCGACAGTGCTGCGCCCCTGCTGGAAGTCAGCGACGTGGGCGTGACCTTCCCCGGGCGGCGGGGCCGGCGGCCGGCGCGGGCCGTCGATGGCGTGAACCTGACCATCGGCTCCGGCGAGATCGTGGCCTTGATCGGCGAGTCGGGTTGCGGGAAGAGCACCCTGGCCCGGGTGTTGGTCGGTCTGATCAAGCCGACGACGGGGCGGGTGACCTACCGATCGCAGCCCGTGGGCTATCGGTCGGCCGCGTTGAAGGAATACCGCCGGCATGTCCAACTGGTGCTGCAGGATCCGGCGGCCGCACTCAATCCGCGGCAGAACGTCTTCGATTCGGTCGCCGAAGGTTTGCGGCTGCACGGACTCCGGGAGAATCTCACCGGGCGGGTGCACGCAGCGATGGAACAGGCCGGGCTCCGGCCGGTGGAGAACTATCTCGCCCGCTATCCGCACGAGTTGTCCGGCGGTCAGCAACAGCGGGTGGTGATCGCCGGTGCGCTCGCGCTCGACCCTGACGTGATCATCGCCGACGAACCGGTGTCGTCGTTGGACGCGTCGGTGCGCGGCGAGATCCTCAAGCTGATCCTTGACCTGCGGAAACGACTCGGGCTGTCGGCGCTGGTGGTCAGCCATGATCTTGGTCTGGCCTGGAACATCGCGGACCGGGTGGCGGTGATGTACCTCGGACGGATTGTGGAGATCGGCACCGTGGAGGAGGTCCTGCAGGCGCCGTCCCATCCGTACACGAAGGCCCTGATCGCAGCCGTCACCTCGGCCGGCCAGGCGCCACATCCGTTGCTCACCGGTGAGCCGCCGGATCCGACGCGGATCCCGGGAGGTTGTCGGTTCCATCCGCGGTGTCCGCTACGTGCCGAGGCGGGTGAGCGCGGCCGGATCTGTGTCAGCACTCCGCTGCCGGTGTTGGCCGCCGACACCGGCGAGCGCCAGGTCGCCTGCCACCTCGCCTGA